From Mannheimia pernigra, one genomic window encodes:
- the yciH gene encoding stress response translation initiation inhibitor YciH yields the protein MTLVYSTETGRIKPEVIEEKRPKCDGIVRIQRQTSGRKGKGVCVITGLDLEDKAFNSLASELKRKLGCGGSFKEGIIEIQGDNREAIKQILESKGFQVKLSGG from the coding sequence ATGACATTAGTTTATTCAACCGAAACAGGGAGAATTAAGCCTGAAGTAATTGAAGAAAAGCGTCCTAAATGCGATGGTATTGTACGCATTCAACGTCAAACCAGCGGGCGAAAAGGCAAAGGTGTTTGTGTTATTACAGGATTGGATTTAGAGGATAAAGCCTTTAATTCTCTTGCCTCAGAACTTAAGCGTAAATTAGGTTGTGGTGGCTCCTTTAAAGAGGGAATTATTGAAATTCAGGGTGATAATCGTGAAGCTATCAAACAAATTCTAGAGTCTAAAGGATTTCAAGTAAAACTATCAGGTGGTTAA